In Sorghum bicolor cultivar BTx623 chromosome 10, Sorghum_bicolor_NCBIv3, whole genome shotgun sequence, one genomic interval encodes:
- the LOC8065130 gene encoding neurofilament heavy polypeptide isoform X1, translating to MTDGSFTRCQLVTAAMPSANYLTGSVCKHGALLLPGFFSSCCCLLRLRLLPSPPPPTAPQHAIPGHFLLAKRKPPMATRPSLRSSDGARPRSRSGTGTGRPPSSPRSSDPSRPSAAAATAAAAAASDKPMPSFLRPTVSSSMHSSSSSSSLASPSPSSSSSATAAGAGGSKGTAATAKRSADKAPAQPVGASRPITPKDKAPAQPVGGPRPITPKKDKAPVQPVSAPRPITPKDKAKAKAPVAASTSSSRWAAVSPRQLMQRASNAFKASSRSRSKKSKEEAATSASGSKGGAGATSARAKDQTARAQPVEEQSQQPETPAEPSPAVTPVEVEDPVLLDSEAADQNEQDVPTSQEAVSTDITTVPVRYHKEQVGAGQPKGKAEEEDVAVEEKIIQVEAEEVKAEKLELHEDRPQSSEAVQTETEAQKHADDGSPAVVGEEAAAKEAAAHEGEDEPTTSTVEEKVIEESQQAEVTENSEANVISDEPKQETSVISEEPKEETSVMSEESKEAADPTPLQKHEEVVDESKVTAGSSVSAPTTPLREAANDDDDDVEAVPKQVSASEPVTPVAEAISKGKEVMDTQQQSASAPTTPAGAAKKSAPSKQATIPEGSAASALAFKGRKVKTAMEKRSEEEQPKKKEVARSNDVIEEAKRELMEKRKSKVKALVGAFETVMDSPRAS from the exons ATGACAGATGGATCCTTCACCAGGTGTCAACTAGTAACAGCTGCCATGCCAAGTGCCAACTATTTGACAGGTTCTGTTTGCAAACATGGGGCTCTTCTGTTGCCCGGCTTTTTCTCATCTTGCTGCTGCcttcttcgtcttcgtcttctcccatccCCTCCTCCTCCCACTGCGCCACAACACGCCATTCCTGGCCATTTCCTGCTTGCAAAG CGGAAGCCGCCCATGGCCACGCGGCCGTCGCTGCGGTCGAGCGACGGCGCGCGCCCAAGAAGCAGGAGCGGGACCGGCACTGGCAGGCCCCCGTCGAGCCCACGCAGCTCCGACCCGTCGCgcccgtccgccgccgccgccacggcggcggcggcggcggcgtccgacAAGCCGATGCCGTCCTTCCTCCGCCCCACCGTGAGCTCGTCGATGcacagctcctcgtcgtcttcCTCGCTGGCGTCGCCCTCCCCCTCTTCGTCGTCCTCCGCCACGGCCGCCGGTGCCGGCGGCTCCAAGGGCACTGCCGCCACGGCGAAGCGGTCTGCCGATAAGGCCCCGGCGCAGCCGGTGGGCGCGTCCCGGCCGATCACGCCCAAGGACAAGGCCCCCGCGCAGCCTGTGGGCGGGCCGCGGCCGATcacgcccaagaaggacaaggccCCGGTGCAGCCTGtgagcgcgccgcggccgatcACGCCCAAGGACAAGGCCAAGGCCAAAGCGCCGGTGGCGGCGTCGACATCCTCGTCGCGGTGGGCCGCGGTGTCGCCGAGGCAGCTGATGCAGAGGGCGTCCAACGCGTTCAAGGCCAGCAGCAGGTCCCGCAGCAAGAAGAGCAAGGAGGAGGCGGCGACCTCGGCGTCCGGAAGCAAGGGCGGCGCTGGTGCCACCTCCGCCAGGGCCAAAGACCAGACGGCGAGAGCACAGCCCGTCGAGGAGCAGAGCCAGCAGCCGGAGACGCCCGCCGAGCCGTCGCCTGCCGTGACTCCCGTGGAAGTAGAGGATCCTGTGCTGTTGGACTCCGAAGCTGCTGACCAGAACGAACAGGACGTCCCGACGTCGCAGGAGGCTGTCAGTACTGACATCACGACCGTGCCGGTGAGGTATCACAAGGAGCAGGTCGGCGCAGGACAGCCGAAGGGaaaagcggaggaggaggacgtcgccgtggaggaGAAGATCATACAGGTGGAGGCTGAGGAGGTGAAGGCGGAGAAGCTGGAGCTGCATGAAGACAGGCCGCAGAGCAGCGAGGCTGTGCAGACAGAAACGGAGGCCCAGAAGCACGCAGATGATGGTTCGCCGGCCGTCGTTGGAGAAGAAGCCGCGGCGAAGGAGGCGGCAGCACATGAGGGAGAAGACGAGCCGACAACCAGCACGGTGGAAGAAAAGGTCATCGAGGAGAGCCAGCAAGCAGAGGTGACTGAGAACTCGGAGGCGAACGTGATCTCTGATGAACCAAAACAGGAAACCAGCGTGATCTCTGAAGAACCCAAGGAGGAAACGAGCGTGATGTCTGAAGAATCAAAGGAAGCAGCTGATCCCACGCCTTTGCAGAAGCACGAGGAGGTGGTCGACGAGTCAAAAGTGACTGCCGGATCGAGCGTGTCAGCTCCGACGACGCCACTTAGAGAAGCggccaacgacgacgacgacgacgtggaggCAGTGCCTAAACAGGTGAGCGCGTCGGAGCCCGTGACGCCGGTGGCAGAAGCCATCAGCAAGGGGAAGGAGGTGATGGATACGCAGCAGCAGAGCGCGTCGGCGCCGACGACGCCGGCGGGCGCGGCAAAGAAGAGCGCGCCATCGAAGCAGGCGACGATCCCCGAGGGGTCAGCGGCGTCGGCGCTGGCGTTCAAGGGGCGCAAGGTGAAGACGGCCATGGAGAAGCGGTCGGAGGAGGAGCAGCCGAAGAAGAAGGAGGTGGCGCGGAGCAACGACGTGATCGAGGAGGCCAAGAGGGAGCTGATGGAGAAGCGGAAGAGCAAGGTGAAGGCGCTGGTGGGGGCGTTCGAGACCGTCATGGACAGCCCCCGGGCGAGCTGA
- the LOC8065130 gene encoding microtubule-associated protein futsch isoform X2: MATRPSLRSSDGARPRSRSGTGTGRPPSSPRSSDPSRPSAAAATAAAAAASDKPMPSFLRPTVSSSMHSSSSSSSLASPSPSSSSSATAAGAGGSKGTAATAKRSADKAPAQPVGASRPITPKDKAPAQPVGGPRPITPKKDKAPVQPVSAPRPITPKDKAKAKAPVAASTSSSRWAAVSPRQLMQRASNAFKASSRSRSKKSKEEAATSASGSKGGAGATSARAKDQTARAQPVEEQSQQPETPAEPSPAVTPVEVEDPVLLDSEAADQNEQDVPTSQEAVSTDITTVPVRYHKEQVGAGQPKGKAEEEDVAVEEKIIQVEAEEVKAEKLELHEDRPQSSEAVQTETEAQKHADDGSPAVVGEEAAAKEAAAHEGEDEPTTSTVEEKVIEESQQAEVTENSEANVISDEPKQETSVISEEPKEETSVMSEESKEAADPTPLQKHEEVVDESKVTAGSSVSAPTTPLREAANDDDDDVEAVPKQVSASEPVTPVAEAISKGKEVMDTQQQSASAPTTPAGAAKKSAPSKQATIPEGSAASALAFKGRKVKTAMEKRSEEEQPKKKEVARSNDVIEEAKRELMEKRKSKVKALVGAFETVMDSPRAS, translated from the coding sequence ATGGCCACGCGGCCGTCGCTGCGGTCGAGCGACGGCGCGCGCCCAAGAAGCAGGAGCGGGACCGGCACTGGCAGGCCCCCGTCGAGCCCACGCAGCTCCGACCCGTCGCgcccgtccgccgccgccgccacggcggcggcggcggcggcgtccgacAAGCCGATGCCGTCCTTCCTCCGCCCCACCGTGAGCTCGTCGATGcacagctcctcgtcgtcttcCTCGCTGGCGTCGCCCTCCCCCTCTTCGTCGTCCTCCGCCACGGCCGCCGGTGCCGGCGGCTCCAAGGGCACTGCCGCCACGGCGAAGCGGTCTGCCGATAAGGCCCCGGCGCAGCCGGTGGGCGCGTCCCGGCCGATCACGCCCAAGGACAAGGCCCCCGCGCAGCCTGTGGGCGGGCCGCGGCCGATcacgcccaagaaggacaaggccCCGGTGCAGCCTGtgagcgcgccgcggccgatcACGCCCAAGGACAAGGCCAAGGCCAAAGCGCCGGTGGCGGCGTCGACATCCTCGTCGCGGTGGGCCGCGGTGTCGCCGAGGCAGCTGATGCAGAGGGCGTCCAACGCGTTCAAGGCCAGCAGCAGGTCCCGCAGCAAGAAGAGCAAGGAGGAGGCGGCGACCTCGGCGTCCGGAAGCAAGGGCGGCGCTGGTGCCACCTCCGCCAGGGCCAAAGACCAGACGGCGAGAGCACAGCCCGTCGAGGAGCAGAGCCAGCAGCCGGAGACGCCCGCCGAGCCGTCGCCTGCCGTGACTCCCGTGGAAGTAGAGGATCCTGTGCTGTTGGACTCCGAAGCTGCTGACCAGAACGAACAGGACGTCCCGACGTCGCAGGAGGCTGTCAGTACTGACATCACGACCGTGCCGGTGAGGTATCACAAGGAGCAGGTCGGCGCAGGACAGCCGAAGGGaaaagcggaggaggaggacgtcgccgtggaggaGAAGATCATACAGGTGGAGGCTGAGGAGGTGAAGGCGGAGAAGCTGGAGCTGCATGAAGACAGGCCGCAGAGCAGCGAGGCTGTGCAGACAGAAACGGAGGCCCAGAAGCACGCAGATGATGGTTCGCCGGCCGTCGTTGGAGAAGAAGCCGCGGCGAAGGAGGCGGCAGCACATGAGGGAGAAGACGAGCCGACAACCAGCACGGTGGAAGAAAAGGTCATCGAGGAGAGCCAGCAAGCAGAGGTGACTGAGAACTCGGAGGCGAACGTGATCTCTGATGAACCAAAACAGGAAACCAGCGTGATCTCTGAAGAACCCAAGGAGGAAACGAGCGTGATGTCTGAAGAATCAAAGGAAGCAGCTGATCCCACGCCTTTGCAGAAGCACGAGGAGGTGGTCGACGAGTCAAAAGTGACTGCCGGATCGAGCGTGTCAGCTCCGACGACGCCACTTAGAGAAGCggccaacgacgacgacgacgacgtggaggCAGTGCCTAAACAGGTGAGCGCGTCGGAGCCCGTGACGCCGGTGGCAGAAGCCATCAGCAAGGGGAAGGAGGTGATGGATACGCAGCAGCAGAGCGCGTCGGCGCCGACGACGCCGGCGGGCGCGGCAAAGAAGAGCGCGCCATCGAAGCAGGCGACGATCCCCGAGGGGTCAGCGGCGTCGGCGCTGGCGTTCAAGGGGCGCAAGGTGAAGACGGCCATGGAGAAGCGGTCGGAGGAGGAGCAGCCGAAGAAGAAGGAGGTGGCGCGGAGCAACGACGTGATCGAGGAGGCCAAGAGGGAGCTGATGGAGAAGCGGAAGAGCAAGGTGAAGGCGCTGGTGGGGGCGTTCGAGACCGTCATGGACAGCCCCCGGGCGAGCTGA
- the LOC8063812 gene encoding protein STAR1: MGSASSDDLREHLLDVDGGAAAAAAEPKIRVRGLRRRAESADAATGEEILRGVHLDVPRGVVMGVIGPSGSGKSTLLRALNRLWEPAPGAVLLDGADICAIDVLTLRRKVGMLFQTPAMFDGTVADNVRYGPQLRGKKLTEAEVKNLLSLADLDPALCSKPASELSVGQAQRVALARTLANDPEVLLLDEPTSALDPISTQNIEEAIVRLKKTRGLTTVIVSHSVKQIQRIADLVCLVVAGEIVEVLAPSELSDAKHPMARRFLELSS; encoded by the exons ATGGGCTCAGCTTCGTCAG ATGATCTCCGGGAGCACCTGCTGGACGtggacggcggcgcggcggcggcggcggcggagcccAAGATACGGGTGCGCGGGCTGCGGCGCCGCGCCGAGTCCGCCGACGCCGCCACCGGCGAGGAGATCCTCCGGGGCGTCCACCTGGACGTGCCGCGCGGGGTCGTCATGGGCGTCATCGGGCCCAGCGGCAGCGGCAAGTCCACGCTGCTCCGCGCGCTCAACCGCCTCTGGGAGCCCGCGCCCGGCGCCGTGCTCCTCGACGGCGCCGACATCTGCGCCATCGACGTCCTCACCCTGCGCCGCAAGGTCGGCATGCTCTTCCAGACCCCCGCCATGTTCGACG GAACCGTGGCTGACAACGTACGATATGGGCCACAGTTGCGCGGCAAGAAGCTCACTGAAGCCGAAGTGAAGAACCTGCTGAGCCTGGCCGATCTGGACCCTGCTCTGTGCTCCaagccggcgtccgagctgtcgGTCGGACAGGCACAGCGCGTCGCCTTGGCACGGACCCTCGCCAACGACCCCGAG GTGCTCCTGCTGGATGAGCCGACGAGCGCGCTGGACCCGATCTCGACACAGAACATCGAGGAGGCCATCGTGCGGCTGAAGAAGACGAGGGGGCTCACCACGGTGATCGTCTCCCACAGCGTGAAGCAGATCCAGCGGATCGCCGACCTGGTGTGcctcgtcgtcgccggcgagaTCGTGGAGGTGCTCGCGCCGTCAGAGCTGTCCGATGCCAAGCACCCGATGGCCAGGCGTTTCTTGGAGCTCAGCAGCTAA